A DNA window from Choristoneura fumiferana chromosome 2, NRCan_CFum_1, whole genome shotgun sequence contains the following coding sequences:
- the LOC141445586 gene encoding uncharacterized protein, which translates to MDLIGPLPLSNGYRYCLTVIDRFTRWPEVYPLTDMTAETCATAFVSGWVARFGCPHKITTDRGRQFESHLFRSIAAILGAKHCPTTAYRPECNGMIERLHRQLKAAIMCHANSQWSEILPLVLLGIRSAWKDDLKSSAAELVYGEPLRLPGEFFSPPTNLVVDVSDFASRLRRHMADLSPKPAAWHGTKAFYVPKDLRTSEYVYLRQGPARGSLAAPYSGPYKVLQRSSKTFKLEIQGKESKVTIDRLKPAYLFRSTSPSAPPDQIAERKTRSGRIVKQPEYYRP; encoded by the coding sequence ATGGACCTCATAGGTCCTTTACCTCTTTCGAATGGTTACAGGTACTGCCTCACCGTGATCGACAGGTTCACGCGATGGCCGGAGGTCTACCCGCTGACGGACATGACAGCGGAGACCTGCGCCACAGCCTTCGTCTCCGGCTGGGTCGCACGCTTTGGCTGCCCGCACAAAATCACCACCGATCGCGGcagacagtttgagtcccaCCTGTTCCGGAGCATCGCTGCCATCCTGGGCGCTAAACACTGCCCAACTACGGCGTACCGTCCCGAGTGCAACGGCATGATCGAGCGCCTGCACCGCCAACTAAAAGCGGCAATTATGTGCCATGCCAACAGCCAATGGTCAGAGATCCTTCCACTAGTACTCCTAGGAATCCGGAGCGCCTGGAAAGACGACCTCAAGTCCTCCGCAGCAGAGTTGGTTTACGGAGAGCCTCTCAGACTACCAGGCGAGTTTTTCAGTCCTCCCACTAACCTTGTAGTAGACGTGTCAGACTTCGCATCCCGCCTGCGTAGGCATATGGCAGACCTCAGCCCAAAACCAGCTGCATGGCACGGTACAAAGGCATTTTATGTACCCAAGGACCTCCGCACTTCAGAATACGTATACCTTCGCCAAGGTCCAGCTCGAGGATCCCTTGCAGCGCCGTATTCCGGCCCATATAAAGTCCTACAGCGAAGCTCCAAGACATTTAAACTGGAGATTCAAGGCAAAGAGTCCAAGGTAACAATCGACAGGCTGAAACCAGCCTACCTGTTTCGCAGCACCAGCCCTTCAGCACCGCCAGACCAAATCGCAGAAAGAAAGACTCGAAGCGGCAGGATAGTTAAACAACCCGAATACTATCGCCCGTGA